The sequence GGGACAAATCATGGCTGGCGGCAGCGCGTTCAAAAGTGTCGGTGTCGTCAAGCCTTGGTTCCACTCGAACGGCCCGGGCCGGCGAACAAACCAAGAGTTCGAAAGACTAAGCTTGGGCTGGCAGCCCGTCAAACGTCAGCGGATTTGACGGACTCCCAGCGGAGGGTGTTCGGATTGAATTTTTTGACCACCCGGGCGGGTGCGCCCACGGCGACCGAATAGTCCGGGATCGAGGCTTTGACGACCGAGTTGGCGCCAATGACGCAGTGCCGGCCAATGGTCACGCCGGCCAGAACGACCGCGTTGTGCCCGAGCCAGGTGTGCGCCCCCACCGACACGGGCGCAATGCCGTCAATGCCTTGTTGCACGATCGGAATGTCCGGGTCGCGAAAGGCGTGGGAATGGTCCGAGATGAAAACATTGCGGCCCAGCAGGACGTATTCGCCCAGCACGATCTGGCGGGCGGCGGAAAT is a genomic window of Verrucomicrobiia bacterium containing:
- a CDS encoding acyltransferase, which codes for MGVGFIERAYELQDRLRTRLFTWLLAGQFKEFGRSSRISPPFRFRGLHQMVFGEGVRIHENCWLQTVGDADGNAAPKLVIHSHTGIGMGAQISAARQIVLGEYVLLGRNVFISDHSHAFRDPDIPIVQQGIDGIAPVSVGAHTWLGHNAVVLAGVTIGRHCVIGANSVVKASIPDYSVAVGAPARVVKKFNPNTLRWESVKSADV